A window of the Nisaea acidiphila genome harbors these coding sequences:
- a CDS encoding TAXI family TRAP transporter solute-binding subunit — MKRAFTFGIAAALVAGASFIGATQGASAAEQKFITIGTGGVTGVYYPTGGAICRLVNKGRKEHGIRCSVESTGGSIYNINTIRAGELDMGVAQSDWQYHAYNGTSKFKDAGPFKELRAVFSVHPEPVTILARGDSGIKNVTDLKGKRVNIGNPGSGTRGTWEVMEEALGWSRGDLKLAAELKSAETGQALCDNKIDAYFWLVGHPSALTKESVASCDAVLVNATGPAIDKLVADNSYYRKATIPGGMYASNPEDVTTFGVGATFVSSSAVADDVVYQVVKAVFENFGDFKKLHPAFGHLKEAEMVKDGLSAPIHGGAAKYYKEKGWM, encoded by the coding sequence ATGAAACGGGCTTTCACGTTTGGCATTGCGGCGGCCCTCGTAGCCGGCGCTTCGTTTATCGGAGCAACGCAGGGCGCCAGCGCTGCCGAGCAGAAGTTCATCACCATCGGCACCGGCGGTGTGACGGGCGTCTACTACCCGACCGGCGGCGCGATCTGCCGTCTGGTGAACAAGGGCCGCAAGGAGCACGGTATCCGCTGCTCCGTCGAGTCGACCGGCGGTTCGATCTACAACATCAACACCATCCGCGCCGGCGAGCTGGACATGGGCGTCGCCCAGTCCGACTGGCAGTACCACGCCTATAACGGCACCTCGAAATTCAAGGATGCCGGGCCGTTCAAGGAACTGCGCGCTGTCTTCTCCGTGCACCCGGAGCCGGTCACGATTCTTGCGCGGGGCGATTCCGGGATCAAGAACGTCACCGATCTCAAGGGCAAGCGCGTCAATATCGGCAATCCGGGTTCCGGTACGCGCGGGACCTGGGAAGTCATGGAAGAGGCCCTCGGCTGGAGCCGTGGCGATCTGAAACTGGCCGCCGAGCTGAAATCCGCCGAAACCGGCCAGGCGCTCTGCGACAACAAGATCGATGCCTATTTCTGGCTTGTCGGCCACCCGTCGGCGCTGACCAAGGAATCCGTCGCCTCCTGTGACGCGGTTCTCGTCAACGCGACCGGCCCGGCCATCGACAAGCTGGTTGCCGACAATTCCTATTACCGCAAGGCCACCATCCCGGGCGGCATGTATGCCAGCAACCCGGAAGACGTGACCACCTTCGGTGTCGGCGCGACGTTCGTCAGCTCCTCCGCGGTTGCCGACGATGTCGTGTATCAGGTCGTGAAAGCGGTCTTCGAGAATTTCGGCGACTTCAAGAAGCTGCACCCCGCTTTCGGCCACCTGAAGGAAGCCGAGATGGTGAAGGACGGCCTGTCCGCTCCGATCCATGGCGGTGCTGCCAAGTACTACAAGGAAAAAGGCTGGATGTAA
- a CDS encoding TRAP transporter permease: MSNETESKSARQAAEDLVAAVDTGSRNVPGAVGQFIALGALAWSLFQLWIASPLPFMLADFIPLMNNTQTRPIHLCFAVVLAFLSYPALKTSPRHSVPVTDWIFAAVSAVCILYLVAEADALAGRMGIPTTADIVTAGIGLVLLLEATRRSLGIPLMAVALVFLAYIFFGQYGPDVIAWKGASFEKAMSHLWITQEGVFGIGVGVSTSFIFLFVLFGALMDKSGAGIYLTKLSIALVGHMRGGPAKASVVSSAMTGLISGSSLANVVTTGAFTIPLMKRTGFPAEKAGAVEVASSTNGQLTPPVMGAAAFIMIERVGIDLVEIMKHAFLPAIISYIALVYIVHLEAVKAGMTGLPRSSKARTMLAKLFSFATVLVGFIVLMAVTYFGFGWTKQVFGDATIYIASIILLAAYAFLLKLGASYEDGKPEDLENMTECPEMRPTFMSGLYFLLPIGVLVWCLIVERFSPGLAAFWTSVVMLVIAVTHRAGKAFFRGEGIDVAALGMGKTELYEGLVSGARNMVPIGVAVAVAGIVVGGVTLTGLGQKMTEFVEFISAGNLMLMLLFTAVICLVLGLGLPTTANYIVVSSLMAPVIVTLSAEAGVILPLIAVHLFVFYFGILADDTPPVGLAAYAAAALSGGDPIKTGLQGFAYDIRTAILPFLFIFNTQLLMIGIDGVVHFIVTVVTAVIAMLMFASATQSFFLVKNRLWESAALLLVAFTLFRPGFWLDMVEEPFVQHNPATINEVAEGIAPGGEIRLMVEGETVDGDIVSKAVLLPLGDAGPGADRLMNSAGLELRFEDGKALVDNLGFGGPAEQSGIDFDWEIIQVMTPADRMPKEVFFIPAIGLLVLVYLLQRARRGRPETV, translated from the coding sequence ATGAGCAACGAGACGGAATCTAAATCCGCGCGTCAGGCAGCAGAGGATCTTGTCGCTGCCGTCGATACCGGGTCCCGTAACGTACCGGGGGCGGTTGGACAATTCATCGCGCTGGGGGCTCTGGCCTGGTCCTTGTTCCAGCTCTGGATCGCATCGCCGCTGCCGTTCATGCTGGCCGACTTCATCCCGCTGATGAACAACACCCAGACCCGGCCGATCCATCTCTGTTTCGCGGTCGTTCTCGCCTTTCTCTCCTATCCCGCGCTGAAGACCTCGCCGCGGCACAGCGTGCCGGTTACCGACTGGATCTTCGCCGCCGTCTCCGCCGTCTGCATTCTCTATCTCGTGGCCGAGGCAGACGCGCTGGCCGGACGGATGGGAATTCCGACGACTGCGGATATCGTCACCGCGGGTATCGGGCTGGTGCTGTTACTGGAAGCGACGCGGCGTTCGCTCGGCATTCCGCTCATGGCGGTCGCGCTCGTCTTCCTCGCCTACATCTTTTTCGGCCAATACGGACCGGACGTGATCGCCTGGAAGGGCGCGTCCTTCGAGAAGGCGATGTCGCATCTCTGGATCACGCAGGAAGGCGTCTTTGGTATCGGCGTCGGGGTCTCGACCTCCTTCATCTTCCTGTTCGTGTTGTTCGGCGCGCTGATGGACAAATCCGGCGCCGGCATCTACCTGACCAAGCTCTCGATCGCGCTGGTCGGTCACATGCGCGGCGGTCCGGCGAAGGCCTCTGTCGTCTCCTCTGCGATGACGGGGCTGATCTCCGGTTCCTCGCTGGCGAACGTCGTGACCACCGGCGCCTTTACCATTCCGCTCATGAAGCGGACCGGCTTCCCGGCCGAGAAAGCCGGTGCGGTCGAAGTCGCGTCCTCCACCAACGGCCAGCTGACGCCGCCGGTGATGGGCGCCGCGGCCTTCATCATGATCGAGCGCGTCGGCATCGATCTCGTCGAGATCATGAAGCATGCGTTCCTGCCGGCGATCATCTCTTACATCGCGCTTGTCTATATCGTGCATCTGGAAGCCGTGAAGGCGGGTATGACCGGTCTTCCGCGTTCTTCCAAGGCGCGAACGATGCTTGCCAAGCTGTTCAGCTTCGCAACGGTGCTGGTCGGATTCATCGTGTTGATGGCGGTAACCTATTTCGGCTTCGGCTGGACCAAGCAGGTTTTCGGCGATGCCACGATCTACATCGCCTCCATTATTCTGCTGGCGGCTTACGCCTTTCTGCTGAAGCTGGGCGCGTCCTATGAGGACGGCAAGCCGGAAGATCTCGAGAACATGACCGAGTGTCCGGAAATGCGGCCGACCTTCATGTCCGGGCTCTATTTCCTGCTGCCGATCGGCGTGCTCGTCTGGTGTCTCATCGTCGAGCGTTTCTCGCCGGGTCTTGCCGCCTTCTGGACTTCCGTAGTGATGCTGGTCATCGCGGTGACGCATCGGGCCGGAAAGGCCTTCTTCCGGGGCGAGGGGATCGATGTCGCGGCGCTCGGCATGGGTAAGACAGAGCTCTATGAGGGGCTGGTCTCCGGCGCCCGGAACATGGTGCCGATCGGCGTCGCGGTCGCGGTCGCGGGCATCGTTGTCGGCGGCGTGACGCTCACCGGTCTCGGCCAGAAGATGACCGAGTTCGTCGAGTTCATCTCCGCCGGGAACCTCATGCTGATGCTGCTCTTTACCGCGGTTATCTGCCTGGTACTGGGTCTCGGCCTTCCGACGACGGCGAACTATATCGTCGTCTCCTCCCTGATGGCGCCGGTGATCGTCACCCTCTCGGCGGAGGCGGGCGTGATCCTGCCGCTGATCGCGGTGCACCTCTTTGTCTTCTATTTCGGAATATTGGCGGACGATACGCCACCCGTGGGACTCGCGGCCTATGCGGCCGCGGCACTGTCGGGGGGCGATCCGATCAAGACCGGCCTGCAGGGCTTCGCTTACGACATCCGGACCGCGATCCTGCCGTTTCTCTTCATCTTCAACACCCAGTTGCTGATGATAGGGATCGACGGAGTGGTGCATTTCATCGTCACCGTGGTGACGGCGGTCATCGCCATGCTGATGTTCGCCTCGGCGACGCAGAGTTTCTTCCTCGTGAAGAACAGGCTCTGGGAATCAGCGGCTCTGCTGCTGGTCGCCTTCACGCTGTTCCGGCCGGGCTTCTGGCTGGACATGGTCGAAGAGCCGTTCGTGCAGCACAATCCGGCTACCATCAACGAGGTGGCGGAAGGCATCGCTCCGGGGGGGGAGATCCGATTGATGGTCGAGGGTGAGACGGTCGACGGCGATATCGTCTCGAAGGCCGTCCTGCTGCCCCTCGGGGACGCAGGGCCCGGCGCGGACAGGCTGATGAACAGTGCGGGGCTCGAACTGAGATTCGAGGACGGCAAGGCACTGGTCGACAACCTCGGTTTCGGCGGACCTGCCGAGCAGTCGGGGATCGACTTCGACTGGGAGATCATTCAGGTCATGACCCCGGCCGACCGGATGCCGAAGGAAGTGTTCTTCATTCCGGCGATCGGCCTGCTTGTCCTCGTCTATCTATTGCAGCGGGCGCGCCGCGGCCGCCCCGAAACTGTCTGA
- a CDS encoding universal stress protein — translation MFEHILLTVDLDDENSWNKALPLAVSNAKTHGASLSVMTVLPDFGMSLVGQYFPKDHVEKVMAEANKRLHDLVSANVPSDQPVQHIVRQGTVYEMVLETAKDISADLIVIASHRPELKDYLLGPNAARVVRHADCSVLVVR, via the coding sequence ATGTTTGAACATATCCTTTTGACGGTGGACTTGGACGACGAGAATTCGTGGAACAAGGCTCTTCCGCTCGCGGTTTCCAATGCCAAGACCCACGGCGCGTCCCTTTCCGTGATGACCGTTCTGCCGGATTTCGGAATGAGCCTTGTCGGGCAATATTTTCCGAAAGACCACGTAGAGAAGGTGATGGCGGAAGCCAACAAACGGCTTCACGACCTCGTTTCGGCCAACGTGCCGTCGGACCAGCCGGTGCAGCATATCGTGCGCCAGGGAACGGTCTACGAGATGGTTCTGGAGACGGCGAAAGACATCTCGGCCGATCTGATCGTTATCGCCTCGCACCGGCCGGAGCTGAAGGACTACTTGCTCGGGCCGAACGCCGCCCGGGTGGTCCGCCATGCAGATTGCTCTGTGCTGGTGGTACGCTGA
- a CDS encoding flagellin codes for MAINNSVNTNVGAFTALRNLNSAQSSQDRTQNRISTGQRVSGALDQAAIFAIAQSIRGELGANAAVQQGLNQTAGVVNVATAGATGVSNLTQDIQGKLVELSNPALTSEQQGIIQNDLTALLEQAQGFVDNASFNGTNLLQSGSGDLNTLQNLEGDSLTVSGQGSVGDALANLSAADFSDPAAVLSNEFAAFQTALNDSLGELGASSRRIVAQNDQLQGISDATEEGLGNLVDANLGREAARLASDQARSQLSQLSLGIANRSPEVVLGLFRS; via the coding sequence ATGGCCATCAACAATTCCGTAAACACCAATGTCGGTGCGTTTACTGCGTTGCGGAACCTGAATTCCGCGCAATCCTCTCAGGATCGGACACAAAACCGCATTTCAACCGGACAGCGCGTGTCCGGTGCGCTGGATCAGGCTGCGATCTTCGCGATCGCGCAAAGCATCCGCGGCGAACTGGGCGCCAATGCGGCCGTGCAGCAGGGCCTGAACCAGACCGCGGGTGTGGTCAATGTCGCGACTGCGGGCGCTACCGGGGTCTCCAACCTGACGCAGGATATCCAGGGCAAGCTCGTGGAGCTGTCAAATCCGGCTTTGACCAGCGAGCAGCAAGGCATCATTCAGAACGACCTGACCGCGTTGCTCGAACAGGCCCAAGGCTTCGTCGACAATGCGAGCTTTAACGGCACCAACCTGTTGCAATCCGGCTCAGGCGATCTCAACACGCTGCAGAACCTGGAAGGCGACAGCCTGACGGTTTCAGGTCAGGGTTCTGTCGGCGATGCGCTGGCAAATCTCTCCGCCGCCGATTTCAGCGACCCGGCCGCCGTTCTGTCCAACGAGTTCGCGGCCTTCCAGACCGCCCTCAATGACTCGCTCGGCGAGCTCGGGGCAAGCTCCCGCCGCATCGTGGCGCAGAACGACCAACTCCAGGGCATTTCCGATGCAACTGAAGAAGGCCTCGGCAATCTGGTGGACGCCAATCTCGGACGCGAAGCGGCCCGTCTCGCCTCAGACCAGGCGCGCAGCCAACTGAGCCAGCTTTCGCTCGGCATCGCGAACCGCAGCCCGGAAGTCGTGCTCGGCCTGTTCCGCTCCTAA
- a CDS encoding alpha/beta fold hydrolase yields the protein MTEIAFLSNGPEDAPATLILAHGAGAAMDTPFMNSVADGIAEAGFRVLRFEFPYMAARRSGGKKRPPDRQPVLLECWKSAIKEASGNGPLFIGGKSMGGRMATLVAEETGVSGVICFGYPFHPPGKPDNLRTAHLESMTCPTLIIQGERDPFGTREETEGYRLSRLIRLQWAVDGNHDLAPRKASGHTSASNLSGAVSAAVAFLRDMGGKGSA from the coding sequence GTGACGGAAATCGCTTTCCTATCGAACGGTCCCGAGGACGCGCCGGCGACGCTGATCCTGGCGCACGGGGCCGGGGCGGCGATGGACACGCCTTTTATGAACAGCGTTGCCGACGGCATCGCCGAGGCCGGTTTCCGGGTGCTGCGCTTCGAATTCCCCTATATGGCGGCTCGCAGGTCCGGCGGAAAAAAACGACCGCCGGACCGCCAGCCGGTGCTGCTGGAATGCTGGAAGAGCGCGATCAAGGAAGCCTCCGGCAACGGACCGCTCTTCATCGGCGGCAAGTCCATGGGCGGCCGGATGGCGACGCTTGTTGCCGAAGAAACGGGGGTCAGCGGTGTTATATGCTTCGGCTACCCGTTCCACCCGCCCGGCAAACCCGATAATCTGCGCACTGCGCACCTTGAGAGCATGACCTGCCCGACACTGATCATCCAGGGTGAGCGCGATCCGTTCGGAACGCGCGAGGAGACCGAGGGCTACAGACTTTCCAGGCTGATCCGCCTCCAATGGGCCGTCGACGGGAACCACGACCTCGCGCCACGGAAAGCGTCCGGCCATACGAGCGCGTCAAATCTTTCCGGCGCGGTAAGCGCAGCAGTCGCGTTTTTGAGAGATATGGGCGGAAAAGGCTCCGCTTAA
- a CDS encoding fumarate hydratase, which translates to MSQMNFTEMFPLAEDTTEYRKLSGDFVGVEKFRGQDMLTIEPEAFTLLTEQAFRDISHLLRPAHLQQLRNILEDSEATNNDKFVAYELLKNASISAGGVLPMCQDTGTAIVMGKKGQNVFTGYMEEEAIAKGVYNIYTKHNLRYSQMAPLDMFTEKNTANNLPAQIELYATPGDAYKFMFCQKGGGSANKSFLYQETKAILNPDALMKFLDTKIRTLGTAACPPYHLAIVIGGTSAEFNLKTVKLASTKYLDGLPTGGSESGHAFRDVEMEQRVLKMTQEMGIGAQFGGKYYCHDVRVIRLPRHGASLPVGIGVSCSADRQCFAKITKDGIFVERLETDPAKYMPDIDPSEFEGDVVKIDLNKPMEEIRNTLSQYPIKTPVSLSGPIIVARDIAHAKLKERLDSGQGLPDYIKNHPVYYAGPAKTPERYASGSFGPTTAGRMDSYVDPFMEAGGSFVMLAKGNRSPQVKEACKKYGGFYLGSVGGAAAKLALDSIKKVEVQEYPELGMEAVWRIEVEDFPAFIVTDDKGNDFFSNI; encoded by the coding sequence ATGAGCCAGATGAATTTCACCGAGATGTTCCCGCTCGCGGAAGACACGACCGAATACCGCAAGCTGAGCGGCGATTTTGTCGGCGTAGAGAAGTTCCGCGGTCAGGACATGCTGACCATCGAGCCGGAAGCCTTTACGCTGCTGACCGAACAGGCGTTCCGGGACATCTCACACCTCCTCCGCCCGGCGCATCTCCAGCAGCTGCGCAATATCCTTGAGGACAGCGAAGCGACGAACAACGACAAGTTCGTCGCCTATGAGCTGTTGAAAAACGCAAGCATCTCCGCCGGCGGCGTGCTGCCGATGTGCCAGGACACCGGCACCGCCATCGTGATGGGCAAAAAAGGCCAGAACGTCTTCACAGGCTACATGGAAGAAGAGGCCATCGCGAAAGGCGTCTACAACATCTACACCAAGCACAATCTGCGCTACAGCCAGATGGCGCCGCTCGACATGTTCACCGAGAAGAACACGGCGAACAACCTGCCGGCGCAGATCGAGCTCTATGCGACGCCGGGCGACGCCTACAAGTTCATGTTCTGCCAGAAGGGTGGCGGTTCGGCGAACAAGTCCTTCCTCTATCAGGAGACCAAGGCGATCCTCAATCCGGACGCCTTGATGAAGTTCCTGGACACCAAGATCCGGACACTCGGTACCGCGGCCTGCCCGCCCTACCATCTCGCCATCGTCATCGGCGGCACCTCGGCCGAATTCAACTTGAAGACGGTGAAGCTGGCCTCGACCAAGTATCTCGACGGCCTGCCGACCGGCGGCAGCGAGTCCGGCCACGCCTTCCGTGATGTAGAGATGGAGCAGAGGGTGCTGAAGATGACCCAGGAGATGGGCATCGGCGCGCAATTCGGCGGCAAGTATTATTGCCACGACGTCCGCGTCATCCGCCTGCCCCGCCACGGCGCCTCGCTGCCGGTCGGGATCGGCGTCTCCTGCTCCGCCGACCGCCAGTGCTTCGCCAAGATCACCAAGGACGGCATCTTCGTCGAACGGCTCGAGACCGATCCGGCGAAATACATGCCCGATATCGATCCGAGCGAGTTCGAGGGCGACGTGGTGAAAATCGACCTCAACAAGCCGATGGAAGAGATCCGCAACACCCTCAGCCAGTATCCGATCAAAACCCCGGTCTCGCTGAGCGGCCCGATCATCGTCGCCCGCGACATCGCGCATGCGAAGCTGAAGGAGCGGCTGGACAGCGGCCAGGGTCTCCCGGACTACATCAAGAACCACCCGGTCTACTATGCGGGCCCGGCCAAGACCCCGGAACGCTACGCCTCGGGCTCCTTCGGTCCGACCACGGCCGGCCGCATGGATTCTTATGTCGACCCCTTCATGGAAGCGGGCGGCAGTTTCGTGATGCTCGCCAAGGGCAACCGCTCCCCGCAGGTCAAGGAAGCCTGCAAGAAGTATGGCGGGTTCTATCTCGGCTCCGTCGGCGGCGCCGCCGCCAAGCTGGCCCTCGACAGCATCAAGAAGGTCGAGGTTCAGGAATATCCGGAACTCGGCATGGAAGCGGTTTGGCGTATCGAGGTCGAGGATTTCCCGGCCTTCATCGTCACCGACGACAAGGGTAACGACTTCTTCTCGAATATCTGA
- a CDS encoding SspB family protein: protein MEEPFQYDMMVDEALRGVVRRALRQVAQHGLPGNHHFYITFKTRGDGVSIPPYLLEKYVDEMTIVLQFQFWDLEIEEEFFSVSLSFNDVRERLVIPFAAITGFADPSVKFGLQFQTLDESEVEDLDLPEMADDEAAEEMPEDESDSQAMGQVVSLDNFRKKK from the coding sequence TTGGAAGAGCCTTTCCAATACGACATGATGGTGGACGAGGCGCTGCGCGGAGTGGTCCGGCGCGCGCTCCGACAGGTCGCCCAGCACGGCCTCCCCGGCAACCACCACTTCTACATCACCTTCAAGACCAGGGGCGACGGCGTTTCGATTCCGCCCTATCTGCTTGAAAAATACGTGGACGAGATGACCATCGTGCTCCAGTTCCAGTTTTGGGACCTGGAAATCGAGGAAGAATTCTTCAGCGTCTCGCTGAGCTTCAACGATGTGCGCGAGCGACTCGTCATTCCGTTTGCCGCGATCACCGGCTTCGCCGATCCGTCCGTGAAGTTCGGGCTGCAGTTCCAGACCCTCGACGAGAGCGAGGTCGAGGATCTCGACCTGCCCGAGATGGCCGACGACGAGGCCGCGGAAGAAATGCCCGAGGACGAGAGCGACAGCCAGGCCATGGGCCAGGTCGTCTCGCTCGATAATTTCCGCAAGAAGAAGTAA
- a CDS encoding tetratricopeptide repeat protein: protein MANGKWNEARSRLEQAFAAAPTDILIAFSLATAYRLSGAAEKAATLFEQLHNAAPEWPECAVGLAQSRADLGHPDGAVAFLRRFAMRQPDAAQIYAAIGDICLKSGRYEEAPKGFSRAVTLAPSAENHGNLAEALSLHRAFDAAEPHYERALRLAPDSPNLRLNYAIHLLSQGKVHEGWQAFEARLDPRLPDAPLRALSLPRWNGEQFADRHLLVVSEQGLGDEIRLAALLPEVAERVGRLTVECDPRLIPLFRRSFPGLDIHAFSRVKRGGHGHYSYGWLPERDGPDCYIELGSLAHILDRPLAPPRNRNSYLKPDPERARALAARLRDTSDGCPLVGISWASGARHFGRGTNYPPLRAWNNLLNLPDVRFVSLQYGEAGDDLRSLSELAGRQILRFPDLDLRNDLETLAALASSLDLVLSVGNATAALSGAVGTPTVEILSTPGWVPLIGGQDYFLAANHRCIQSTLGDWDGPVAEARELARTRLAQP from the coding sequence ATGGCGAACGGTAAATGGAACGAGGCCCGGTCCCGGCTTGAGCAGGCCTTCGCCGCGGCCCCCACGGACATTCTGATCGCCTTTTCCCTGGCCACCGCCTACCGGCTTTCCGGCGCGGCGGAAAAGGCAGCCACACTCTTCGAACAGCTGCATAACGCGGCTCCAGAATGGCCGGAATGCGCTGTCGGTCTGGCACAAAGCAGGGCAGATCTCGGACATCCGGATGGCGCCGTAGCGTTCCTCCGACGGTTTGCCATGCGCCAGCCGGATGCAGCTCAAATATATGCCGCGATCGGCGATATCTGCCTGAAATCGGGCCGGTACGAGGAGGCGCCGAAGGGCTTTTCCCGGGCCGTCACGCTCGCGCCGAGCGCCGAGAATCACGGAAACCTCGCGGAAGCCTTGAGCCTTCACCGCGCCTTCGACGCCGCGGAACCGCACTATGAGCGGGCGCTCCGGTTGGCGCCGGACTCGCCGAACCTGCGCCTGAATTATGCAATCCATCTGCTGAGTCAGGGGAAAGTCCACGAAGGGTGGCAGGCATTCGAAGCCAGGCTCGACCCGCGTCTCCCGGACGCGCCCTTGCGAGCGCTCTCCCTGCCCAGATGGAACGGCGAACAATTTGCGGACCGGCACCTGTTGGTGGTCAGCGAACAGGGGCTGGGGGATGAAATCCGCCTCGCCGCTCTGCTTCCGGAGGTCGCGGAACGCGTCGGCCGGCTGACAGTGGAGTGCGATCCGCGCCTGATTCCCCTCTTCCGACGGTCCTTTCCCGGGCTCGACATTCACGCCTTCTCTCGGGTGAAACGGGGCGGGCATGGACATTATTCCTACGGCTGGCTGCCGGAGCGGGACGGGCCGGACTGCTATATCGAGCTCGGCAGCCTCGCCCACATTCTGGACCGCCCCCTCGCTCCGCCTCGAAATCGGAACAGTTATCTGAAACCGGACCCGGAGCGCGCTAGGGCCCTGGCAGCACGCTTGCGCGACACGTCCGATGGCTGCCCGTTGGTCGGAATTTCCTGGGCGAGCGGCGCGCGTCACTTCGGGCGCGGCACCAACTACCCGCCGTTGCGTGCCTGGAACAACCTTCTGAATCTGCCGGACGTCCGCTTCGTCTCGTTGCAATATGGCGAAGCCGGAGATGATCTCCGCTCTCTGTCCGAATTGGCTGGCCGCCAGATCCTGCGATTTCCCGATCTCGACCTCAGAAACGATCTCGAAACTCTCGCGGCTCTGGCCTCATCTCTCGACCTGGTGCTCTCGGTCGGGAACGCTACAGCGGCGCTTTCCGGAGCTGTCGGCACGCCGACCGTGGAAATACTCTCCACACCCGGCTGGGTACCGCTGATCGGCGGGCAGGATTATTTCCTCGCGGCGAACCATCGCTGCATTCAATCGACGCTCGGAGACTGGGACGGACCGGTGGCCGAGGCGCGGGAGCTTGCACGTACGCGCCTCGCACAACCCTGA
- a CDS encoding thymidylate synthase, with protein sequence MRQYLDLMAKVLEEGSDKTDRTGTGTRSIFGHQMRFDLSAGFPVLTTKKLHLKSIIHELLWFLAGDTNIAYLQENGVRIWNEWADENGDLGPVYGHQWRSWPDRDGGTIDQIRNLLDDIRYRPDSRRLIVTAWNPADVPKMALPPCHCLFQFYVADGKLSCQLYQRSADIFLGVPFNIASYALLTMMVAQVTGLKPGEFVHSFGDAHLYSNHFEQAREQLQRIPGRLPTMRINPAVTDLFAFRFEDFELLDYEAAPHIAAPVAV encoded by the coding sequence ATGCGGCAATATCTCGATCTGATGGCGAAGGTCCTCGAGGAGGGCAGCGACAAGACCGACCGCACCGGGACCGGTACCCGGTCGATCTTCGGCCATCAGATGCGGTTCGACTTATCGGCGGGATTCCCGGTTCTGACGACCAAGAAGCTCCATCTGAAATCCATCATCCACGAGCTGCTCTGGTTCCTCGCGGGCGACACCAACATCGCCTATCTGCAGGAGAACGGGGTTCGGATCTGGAACGAATGGGCGGACGAGAACGGCGATCTCGGCCCGGTTTACGGCCATCAGTGGCGGTCCTGGCCGGACCGCGACGGCGGCACGATCGATCAGATCAGGAACCTGCTGGACGATATCCGCTACCGACCGGATTCCCGCCGTCTGATCGTCACCGCCTGGAACCCGGCGGACGTGCCGAAGATGGCGCTGCCGCCCTGCCATTGCCTCTTTCAGTTCTACGTCGCGGACGGCAAGCTTTCCTGCCAGCTCTACCAGCGCAGCGCCGACATCTTCCTCGGCGTGCCGTTCAATATCGCCTCCTATGCGTTGCTCACCATGATGGTGGCGCAGGTGACCGGACTGAAGCCGGGCGAGTTCGTGCACTCCTTCGGCGATGCGCATCTCTACAGCAATCACTTCGAGCAGGCGCGCGAACAGCTGCAACGCATTCCGGGCCGTCTGCCGACCATGCGCATCAATCCGGCGGTCACCGATCTCTTCGCCTTCCGTTTCGAGGATTTCGAGCTGCTCGATTACGAGGCCGCTCCGCATATCGCCGCGCCGGTCGCGGTCTAG
- a CDS encoding dihydrofolate reductase: MSDIVVKFPVPVIVVAVSDNGVIGDGEKMPWHLPGDLKRVKKITMGKPLVMGRKTFQSIGKPLPGRTNIVVTRDRGFKAEGIEVVHDIGEALDLARRVALRDGVDEIVVFGGAEIYRQAMDKVQRMHLTEIHLDVEGKTRFPDYDPAEWVETARTDISEEDDSPAHSFVTLERA; this comes from the coding sequence ATGAGTGACATCGTAGTGAAGTTCCCGGTCCCGGTGATCGTCGTCGCCGTTTCGGACAATGGCGTGATCGGCGACGGGGAGAAAATGCCCTGGCATTTGCCGGGCGACCTGAAGCGGGTGAAGAAGATCACCATGGGCAAGCCGCTGGTGATGGGACGCAAGACCTTCCAATCGATCGGCAAGCCGTTGCCGGGTCGCACCAACATCGTTGTCACCCGCGACCGGGGGTTCAAGGCCGAGGGTATCGAGGTGGTGCACGATATCGGCGAGGCGCTGGATCTGGCGCGCCGTGTCGCGCTCAGGGACGGTGTGGACGAGATCGTCGTCTTCGGCGGAGCCGAGATCTACCGCCAGGCGATGGACAAGGTGCAGCGCATGCACCTGACCGAGATCCATCTCGATGTCGAGGGCAAGACCCGCTTTCCGGATTACGATCCGGCCGAGTGGGTCGAGACCGCACGGACAGACATTTCCGAAGAGGACGATAGCCCCGCGCACAGCTTCGTAACGCTGGAGCGCGCCTGA